The segment ACAAAGGGAATACGCGCATGCTCGCGTTCTGTTGCTGACGAGTGTTGTAAAGGCCCCAGAGTTCGGGGCGCTGGGATTTGGGGGCCCAATGATGAGTTGCGCTGCGGGACGAGAAGATACGCTCCTTGGCGCGCGACTTTTGCTCATCACGACGTGCGCCGCCAAGCACCATATCGAACTTGTGCTTTTCCAGCGCCTGGCACAGTGCTTGGGTTGCAGTGATATCAGTGAACAGCCCGCCACCGTGGTCAAAAGGATTGATCTGCTTCTCGATGGCCTGAGCATTGCTGTGCACCAGCATCTCCATGCCGCTTTCCCGCATCATCAAGTCCCTGAACAGGTACATTTCCTGAAAATCCCAGCCAGTATCGACATGCAGCAAGGGAAACGGCGGTTGCGAGGGGTAGAAGGCCTTGCGTGCGAGGTGGAGCAAGACCCCGCTGTCTTTGCCACTGGAGTACAGCATGGCCGGGTTACGCGCCTCGGCCACCGCCTCTCGGAGGATATGGATGCTCTCGGCTTCGAGCCGCTTAAGGTGCGCAGACAGTTCGCCAAGTGGGCGGACCGCAGGCGTACCGAACCTGGGAAGCTCGATCCCGGCACTCATTACGGGCAAGTAAGCTTGGGGGCAGAAGCGGATCTCAGGCATGTCTCCGGCGTCATGCAGCAAGCCAACCAGAGCACCATGGGGGAAGATCGCCAGGGGCTTGCCGATATTCTGCTGCAACGCTGCAAAGGCGTTACGCAGCGCCGGCAGGTCGAGAGTGGCCAAGGGCACCCAAAAACGCGCACCGCGGGCATCGTTGGCGTGCAAGCATGGCTTGCCGGTAGGTAGCGGGCTCAGTTGGGCGAACAGTACTCGGTCGCGACGTTTGCGCGCCTGCTCCAACGCCCAGGCCAGCACGAGCGTATTGAGGCGGCGGTCTTTTTCGTCCCGCAACAGCACGTCACTCAACTCCGTAGGCAGCAGGCCGCAACCATTCAGGCGTCTTTCAGCTGTGCGTTTACTATCGGCTTGGCCACACTGGTTGAGGTGTGCGTAGGCACGCTCGGTGTTCCAGACCTGTTCAGCCTCCAGGCCGCTGATTGCGGCTGCGAAAACTGTCGTAATTTGACTCATTTGAACGCCCGAGTGAAAAATCTGAAGTGCTGCATATGATTTCTCACAAGATACACTTCATTTTCACATTTTGCGACGAACGCGAAGCGGGCCTTTGGTCCTGTCGCAGAAGTCCTAGATCAGCCCAGGCAATTCAATTGTTCGGGATACAGCTCTACAGAAAACAGCGAGGTGTTTCTGGCCAGATAGAAGTGTTCCTGGTGAATCTTGAACTTGCGCATTGCCGCCATCAGCTGCGGTTCTTTACACGCCAACTGCTCCAGGCCACGACGAATGCCGGCTTGCATGCTGGCCTTGCGTTCATCGGAAAAGCTGCTCGCTGCCAGGTTGATCCGGTAGCGATAAAACATCGTGTCGCCATAGGTCAAACCGACGAACTCAAGCGTGGTCAGGGCATCCACCTGCCTGGGCAGCGTCGCGTTCAACTGCGCAAGGCGTTCGCTCAGCAGCGCCTGCTGCGCCACCTTCTCCTGCTCGGCCTTGTGCGCGAAATAACGGCCAACGCCGGTTATCAACAACACAGCAGCGATACTCAGATAATAATTGCGTGGGTTGCGCCGCTTCTTCGGCGCCAGTTTCATCAACATCCTTGATCACTCGTACTGGATACAAAAAGCCCCTGGAGGAACCAGGGGCTGTACCGAACACCGGGCCGTATTACTCCACAGTTACCGACTTCGCAAGGTTACGCGGTTGGTCCACATCAGTTCCCTTGAGCACCGCCACGTAGTACGACAGCAGTTGCAGCGGGATGGTGTACAGAATCGGCGCCAGGGCATCGATGATGTGCGGTACCTTGATCACATGGGTGCCTTCGCCGTTGCTCATGCCGGCCTGCTCATCAGCGAACACCACCAGCTCACCGCCACGGGCACGCACTTCCTGCAGGTTGGACTTGAGCTTTTCCAGCAGCTCGTTGTTCGGCGCCACGGTGACCACCGGCATATCGCTGTCCACCAGCGCCAGCGGGCCGTGCTTGAGCTCGCCGGCCGGGTAGGCTTCGGCGTGGATGTAGGAGATCTCCTTGAGCTTCAGCGCGCCTTCCATCGCCACCGGGTACTGGGCGCCACGGCCGAGGAACAGGGTGTGGTGCTTGTCAGCGAACAGCTCGGCGGTTTTCTCCACCACCTGGTCCATGGCCAAGGCCTCGCCCAGGCGGGTCGGCAGGCGGCGCAGCTCTTCTACCAGTTCGGCCTCGACGCCATGTTCCAGGGTGCCACGCACCTGGCCCAGGGCCAGGGTCAGCAGCATCAGCGATACCAGCTGGGTGGTGAAGGCCTTGGTGGAGGCCACGCCGATTTCCGGGCCGGCCAAGGTCAGCAGGGTCAGGTCGGACTCGCGCACCAGCGAGCTGATGCCGACGTTGCAGATCGCCAGGCTGCCGAGGAAGCCCAGTTCCTTGGCGTTGCGCAGGGCGGCCAGGGTGTCGGCGGTTTCACCGGATTGCGAAATGGACACGAACAGGGTGTCTGGCTGCACCACCACCTTGCGGTAGCGGAACTCGCTGGCCACTTCGACCTGGCACGGGATGCCGGCCAGGCTTTCCAGCCAGTAACGGGCAACCATGCCGGCGTGGTAGCTGGTACCGCAGGCGACAATCTGCACGTTGCGCACCTTGGCGAACAGCTCGGCAGCCTGCGGGCCGAAGGCCTGGACCATCACATGGTCCTTGCCCAGGCGGCCTTCCAGGGTGCGCTGCACCACCGAGGGCTGCTCGTGGATTTCCTTGAGCATGAAGTGGCGGTACTGGCCCTTGTCGGCGGCTTCGGCGCCTTCGCTGTGCTGCACGGTCTCGCGCTGCACCGGCTTGCCGGCCTGGTCCCAGACCAGCACCTGGTCACGGCGGATCTCGGCGATATCGCCTTCTTCGAGGTACATGAAACGGTCGGTGACCTGGCGCAGGGCCAGCTGGTCGGAGGCCAGGAAGTTCTCGCCCAGGCCCAGGCCGATCACCAGCGGGCTGCCACTGCGGGCGGCGACCAGACGGTCGGGCTGGTTGGCGTTGATCACCGCCAGACCGTAGGCGCCGTGCAGGCGCTTGACTGCGGCCTTGAGGGCTTCGGTCAGGTCCGGGGTGGTCTTGAGCAGGTGGTGCAGCAGGTGCACGATCACCTCGGTGTCGGTCTGCGAGGCGAACACGTAGCCCAGGCCCTTGAGCTCGTCACGCAGCTCTTCGTGGTTCTCGATGATGCCGTTGTGCACCACCGCCACTTCATGGCCGGAGAAATGCGGGTGGGCGTTGCCTTCGGTCGGCGCGCCGTGGGTGGCCCAACGGGTGTGGGCGATGCCCAGCTGGCCCGCCAGCGGGTCGGCGGTGACTGCGGCCTGCAGCTCGGCGACCTTGCCAATGCGCCGGCGGCGCTCCAGGCCCTGCTGGGTCAGCACGGCCAGGCCGGCGCTGTCGTAGCCACGGTATTCCAGGCGCTTGAGGCCTTCGATCAGAATGGCTGTGATGTTGCGTTCGGCAACGGCACCCACGATTCCACACATAAGATGTTGCTCCTAGCTGATAGCGGCGCAGATCAGGTTGATGCCGCGGGCTTGAATGCGGTCGCGTGCCTCCGTGGGCAGGCGATCATCGGTAATAAGGGTATTGACGCTGCCCCAGGGCAGCTCGAGGTTGGGGATCTTGCGCCCGACCTTGTCGGACTCGACCATCACGATCACCTCGCGGGCCACTTCGGCCATGACCCGGCTCAGGCCCAGCAGCTCGTTGAAGGTGGTGGTGCCACGCTCCAGGTCGATGCCGTCGGCACCGATGAACAGCTGGTCGAAATCATAGGAGCGCAGCACCTGCTCGGCCACCTGGCCCTGGAACGACTCCGAATGCGGGTCCCAGGTGCCACCGGTCATCAACAGCACCGGCTCGTGTTCCTGCTCGCTGATGGCGCGGGCCACGTTGAGCGAGTTGGTCATCACCACCAGGCCGGGCTGGCGCCCCAGTTGCGGGATCATCGCCGCGGTGGTGCTGCCACTGTCGATGATGATCCGGGCGTGCTCGCGAATGCGCTCCACGGCGGCCTTGGCGATGGCCTGCTTGTACAGCGACACCGGTTGCACAGCCTCGGCCAGCAGCTCCTGGGGCATGGTCACCGCCCCACCGTAGCGACGCAGCAGCAGGCCGTTGGCCTCCAGGGCGGCAAGGTCCTTGCGGATGGTCACTTCGGAAGTTTCGAAACGCTTGGCCAGGGCGTCGACGCTCACCTCGCCCTGTTCGTTGAGCAGGGTGAGGATATTGTGGCGGCGCTGGGGCGTGTTTCGTTTCGACATTTCGGCTTTAAGTTTCGATTCGAAAGATAAGTGGTGCAATCAAAACCTAAGGCCGCCCTTTAGTCAAGTGCTTACCCTGTAGGAGCCGGCTTGCCGGCTCCTACAGGTACAGCGCATGGCCTTCAGATTGCGCCGTACGTGCCGGGACAAGCCCCTGTGGACAAATAAAAAGACCGGCTTATTCACATAAGCCGGCCTGTGCAAAAAGCGCTGTGGATAACTTAGCTCTTTTTGATTTTCTCTGGCCGCTTCCAGCCTTCGATGTTGCGCTGACGGGCGCGGGCTACGCCCAACTGCCCGGCCGGCACCGCCTGGGTGATGGTCGAACCTGCGGCTGTGGTAGCCCCGGTCTGGATTTCCACAGGCGCCACCAGCGAGTTGTTGGAGCCGATGAACACGTCCTCGCCCATGACGGTCTTGAACTTGTTGGCGCCATCGTAGTTGCAGGTGATGGTGCCGGCGCCGATGTTGCTGCGCGCGCCGATTTCGGCATCGCCCAGGTAGGTCAGGTGGCCGGCCTTGGCGCCTTCGCCCAGGCGGGCGTTCTTCAGCTCGACGAAGTTACCCACATGGGCCTTGGCCTCCAGCACGCTGCCCGGGCGCAGGCGGGCGAACGGGCCGGCATCGCTGCCCTCGCCCATCACCGCGCCATCCAGGTGGGTGTTGGCCTTGATGATCGCGCCCTTGCGCAGGGTGCTGTCCTTGATCACGCAGTTGGGGCCGATCTGCACATCGTCCTCGATGACCACCTTGCCTTCGAGAATCACGTTGATGTCGATCAGCACGTCGCGGCCAACGCTCACCTCGCCGCGCACATCGAAGCGTGCCGGGTCGCGCAGGGTGACGCCCTGGGCCATCAGGCGGCGGCCTTCGCGCAACTGGTAATGGCGTTCAAGCTCCGCCAGCTGGCGGCGGTCGTTGGCGCCCTGCACTTCCATGGCGTCGTGGGGCTGCTCGGTGGCCACCACCAGGCCATCGGCCACGGCCATGGCGATCACGTCGGTGAGGTAGTACTCGCCCTGGGCGTTGTTGTTGGACAGCCGGCCCATCCAGTCGGCCAGGCGTGCGGCGGGCATGGCGAGGATACCGGTGTTGCCTTCCTGGATTGCCTTCTGCGCCTCGGTGGCATCCTTGTGCTCGACGATCGCCTGCACCTGGCCCTGGGCGTCACGCACGATACGACCGTAGCCGGTGGGGTCGGCGAGGTTCACGGTCAGCAGGCCGAGCTGGCTGGCGCTGACCTTGGCCAGCAGGCGCTGCAGGGTGTCCACCTCGATCAGCGGTACATCGCCGTACAGCACCAGCACGGTGTCGGCGCTGATGGCCGGCAGGGCCTGGGCCACGGCGTGGCCGGTACCCAGCTGCTTGTCCTGCAGGACGAAGTTCAGGTCATCGGCAGCCAGGCGCTCGCGCACCAGCTCCGCGCCGTGGCCGATGACCACGTGGATACCCTTGGGCTGCAGCTGGCGGGCGCTGTGGATAACATGGCCGAGCATGGAATTGCCGGCCACCGGGTGCAGCACCTTGGGCAGCGCAGAACGCATGCGGGTGCCTTGGCCTGCGGCGAGAATGACGATATCGAGGGACATTGGCTGGCTACCGATCCTGGGCGGTCAGGGGTGACCGAAGAGGGGAAATTCAGAAAAAGAAAAAGGGTAGCCGAGGCTACCCTTTAACTCAATCGCAACGCAGGTGACCGGCCGTGGCCAGTTACTTGCCTCTGCGCATTTGCTGGACAGTACGCAGCTGAGCTGCGGCCTCGGCCAGACGTGCAGCAGCAGCGCTGTAGTCGAAGTCCGAGCCCTTGGTGTTCAGCGCGTTCTCGGCAGCCTTGAGGGCTTCCTGAGCTTGTGCTTCGTCCAGGTCGGCAGCACGTTGCACGGTGTCGGCAAGAACCTTGACCATGTTCGGCTGCACTTCGAGGAAGCCACCGGAGATGTAGAACACCTCTTGAGTGCCACCCTGCTTGGTCAGCGTGATCGGACCAGGCTTGAGATTGGTGATCAGCGGCGCGTGGCCCGGAGCGATACCAAGATCACCCAGGTTACCGTGCGCAACTACCATCTCGACCAGGCCGGAGAAGATCTCTCCTTCCGCGCTGACGATGTCGCAATGGACTGTCATAGCCATCTGCTTGCCTCAACCTGATTAGCGCCCCTTGCGGGGCGCCGGGATTACAGTTTCTTGGCTTTCTCGATCGCTTCGTCGATGCTGCCGACCATGTAGAACGCTTGTTCTGGCAGGTGGTCGTAGTCACCTTTGAGGATGCCGCTGAAGCCTGCGATGGTGTCCTTGAGCGACACGTACTTGCCTGGCGAACCGGTGAAGACTTCGGCCACGAAGAACGGCTGCGACAGGAAGCGCTGGATCTTACGAGCGCGGGCTACCAGTTGCTTGTCGGTCTCGGACAGTTCGTCCATACCCAGGATCGCGATGATGTCTTTCAGCTCTTTGTAGCGCTGCAGAACATACTGAACGCCACGCGCGGTGTCGTAGTGCTCGTTGCCGATCACGTTCGGGTCCAGCTGGCGCGAAGTCGAGTCCAGTGGGTCGACCGCCGGGTAGATACCCAGGGAGGCGATGTCACGGGACAGAACGACGGTGGCGTCCAGGTGGGCGAAGGTGGTGGCTGGCGACGGGTCGGTCAGGTCGTCCGCAGGTACGTATACGGCCTGGACGGAGGTGATCGAGCCTTCTTTGGTCGAAGTGATGCGCTCTTGCAGAACACCCATCTCTTCGGCCAGGGTCGGCTGGTAACCTACTGCCGAAGGCATACGGCCCAGCAGTGCGGATACTTCGGTACCGGCCAGGGTGTAACGATAGATGTTGTCGACGAACAGCAGAACGTCGTTACCTTCGTCACGGAACTTCTCAGCCATGGTCAGGCCGGTCAGCGCTACGCGCAGACGGTTTCCTGGTGGCTCGTTCATCTGACCGTAGACCAGCGCTACCTTGTCGAGAACGTTGGAGTCCTTCATCTCGTGGTAGAAGTCGTTACCCTCACGAGTACGCTCACCCACACCAGCGAACACGGAGTAACCGCTGTGTTCCATGGCGATGTTACGGATCAGTTCCATCATGTTTACGGTCTTGCCGACACCGGCACCACCGAACAGACCAACCTTACCACCCTTGGCGAACGGGCAAACCAGGTCGATAACCTTGATGCCGGTTTCCAGCAGGTCGTTGCCGCCTGCCTGGTCAGCGAACGAAGGCGCTGGCTGGTGGATACCGCGACGCTCTTCTTCGCCGATCGGGCCGGCTTCGTCGATCGGGTTGCCCAGTACGTCCATGATACGGCCGAGGGTGGCCTTACCAACAGGAACGGAAATGGCAGCGCCGGTGTCAACGACATCCAGACCGCGCTTCAGGCCTTCGGTCGAGCCCATCGCAATGGTACGAACCACGCCGTCGCCCAGCTGCTGCTGAACTTCCAGGGTGGTTTCCGCGCCTTGTACTTTCAGCGCGTTGTAAACACTCGGCACGACGTCACGTGGGAATTCCACGTCGATGACGGCGCCGATGATTTGAACGATACGTCCGCTACTCATAGCTGGATCCTCTGAATTTTTGAACCGTTAAACCGCGGCAGCGCCGCCGACGATTTCCGAGATCTCCTGGGTGATCGCAGCCTGACGCGCCTTGTTGTAGATCAATTGCAGCTCTTTGATCAAATCACCGGCGTTGTCTGTGGCGTTCTTCATGGCGATCATCCGGGCCGCTTGTTCAGCAGCGTTGTTCTCGACCACCGCCTGGTAAACCTGCGACTCCACGTAACGCACCATCAAGCCGTCCAGCAGCTCTTTTGCGTCGGGTTCGTACAGGTAATCCCAGTGATGCTTGAGATCCTGATCCGGGGTTGCCACCAACGGTACCAATTGCTCTACCGTCGGTTTTTGGGTCATGGTGTTGATGAACTTGTTCGAAACCACCGAAAGGCGATCGATACGGCCGTCCAGGTAGGCGTCCAGCATCACTTTGACGGAGCCGATCAGATCGTTGATCGATGGCTCTTCGCCCAGGTGGCTGATCGCGGCTACGACGTTGCCGCCAAAGATGCGGAAGAAAGTCGCACCCTTGCTGCCGATCACGCACAGGTCGATTTCCACGCCCTGTTCGCGGTTTACGCTCATGTCCTTGACCAGGGCCTTGAACAGGTTGGTATTCAAGCCACCGCACAGACCACGGTCACTGCTCACCACGATATAACCGGCGCGCTTTACAGGGCGCTCGATCATGAACGGGTGGCGGTATTCCGGGTTGGCGTTGGCCAGATGACCGATCACCTGGCGGATACGCTCCGCGTAAGGACGGCTAGCAGCCATGCGCATTTGTGCCTTGCGCATCTTGCTGACCGCCACTTTCTCCATGGCGCTGGTAATTTTTTGCGTGCTTTTGATGCTCGCAATCTTACTGCGAATCTCTTTTGCGCCTGCCATGTATCACCTATCAGGTTAGCAAGCGGGGGCCGGAGCCCCCGCTGCGGCTTACCAGGTCTGGGTGGCCTTGAACTTCTCGATACCGGCTTTCATGCCAGCGTCGATTTCGTCGTTGAAGTCACCCTTCACGTTGATCTTGGCCATCAGTTCGGCGTGATCACGGTTGAAGAAGGCGATCAGCGCTTGCTCGAAGCTGCCGACCTTGGAGACTTCTACGTCAGTCAGGAAACCACGCTCAGCGGCGTACAGCGACAGGGCCATGTCGGCGATCGACATTGGCGCGTACTGCTTCTGCTTCATCAGCTCGGTAACGCGCTGACCATGCTCCAGCTGCTTGCGGGTCGCTTCGTCCAGATCGGAAGCGAACTGGGCGAATGCCGCCAGTTCACGGTACTGAGCCAGAGCGGTACGGATACCACCGGACAGTTTCTTGATGATCTTGGTCTGAGCGGCACCACCTACGCGGGATACCGAAACACCGGCGTTCACTGCAGGGCGGATGCCCGAGTTGAACATGGCCGATTCCAGGAAGATCTGACCGTCGGTGATCGAGATCACGTTGGTCGGAACGAACGCGGAAACGTCGCCAGCCTGGGTTTCGATGATCGGCAGAGCGGTCAGGGAACCGGTTTTGCCGGTGACTGCGCCGTTGGTGAACTTCTCGACGTACTCTTCCGAAACGCGCGATGCACGCTCCAGCAGACGGGAGTGGAGATAGAACACGTCGCCTGGGTACGCTTCACGTCCTGGTGGACGGCGCAGCAGCAGGGAGATCTGACGGTAGGCAACGGCCTGCTTGGACAGGTCATCGTAAACGATCAGGGCGTCTTCACCGCGGTCACGGAAGAACTCGCCCATGGTGCAGCCGGCGTATGGCGCCAGGAACTGCAGTGCGGCGGATTCCGAGGCACTGGCAACGACCACGATGGTGTTGGCCAGGGCGCCGGCTTCTTCCAGCTTGCGAACGATGTTGGCAACGGTGGAACGCTTCTGGCCGACAGCAACATAAACACAGAAAATACCGGAGTCTTTCTGGTTGATGATGGCGTCGATGGCCATGGCGGTCTTGCCGATCTGACGGTCACCGATGATCAGCTCGCGCTGGCCACGGCCGACAGGGATCATGGCGTCGACGGACTTGTAGCCAGTCTGTACAGGCTGGTCTACCGACTTACGCCAGATCACGCCCGGGGCTACTTTTTCGACCGCGTCGGTCTGGGTGTTGCCCAGAGGACCTTTGCCGTCGATCGGGTTGCCCAGTGCGTCAACGACGCGGCCCAGCAGTTCCTTACCAACCGGAACTTCCAGGATACGGCCGGTGCACTTGGCGCTCATGCCTTCGGCGAGGGTGTCATAGGCACCCAGGATCACTGCACCTACGGAGTCTTGCTCCAGGTTCAGTGCCATGCCGAACACGCTGCCAGGGAACTCGATCATTTCGCCGTACATGACGTCGGCCAGACCGTGGATCCGCACGATACCGTCGGATACCGAAACAACGGTACCTTCGTTACGGGCTTGGGAGCCGACATCGAGGTTGTCGATGCGGCCCTTGATGATTTCACTAATTTCGGAAGGATTGAGTTGCTGCATTGCTCTGCTGCCCCTTCAAACTCAAGATTTCAATGCTTCGGCCAGTTTCGCGATCTTGCCGCGAACCGAGCCATCGATTACCAGGTCGCCGGCGCGGATGACGACGCCGCCGATCAGGCTGGCATCCTCCGACGCGTGCAGGCGCACTTCCTGGCCTAACCGTGCACTGAGAACCTTGGCGAGTTTGTCTTGCTGTTCTTGGTTCAACGCAAAAGCACTGGTGACTTCCACGTCCACGGATTTCTCTTGCTCGGCCTTGTACAGGTCGAACAGAGCGGCAATCTCCGGCAACAGCAGGAGACGGTCGTTTTCCGCGGCAACATGAATGAAATTCTGTGCCTGAGCATTGAACTTGTCACCGCACACTTCAATGAATGCGGCGGCCTTGTTTGCGCTAGTCAGTTGCGGGGCCTTGAGCAGGCGCTGCATGGTGTCGTCTTGCGACACCGCAGCAGCCAGGCCGAGCATGGCTGACCAATTGGCCAGTTGCTGATGGGCCTGGGCGTGCTCGAAGGCAGCCTTAGCGTAAGGTCGGGCCAACGTGGTCAGTTCTGCCATGATCGCCCTCGCTTAAATTTCAGCGGCCAGTTTGTTAACCAGCTCCGCATGCGCGTTTTGATCGATTGTGGCGCCAAGGATCTTTTCAGCACCGCCAACGGCCAGGGCACCCACTTGGGCACGCAGGGCGTCTTTGACGCTGTTCAGTTCCTGTTCGATCTCGGCTTGAGCCTGAGCCTTCACACGGTCAGCTTCGACGCGAGCCTGTTCACGGGCCTCGTCTACAAGCTGAGCAGCGCGTTTCTTGCTTTGCTCAATGATTTCGGCTGCCTGTGCTTTCGCTTCACGCAGTTGCTGACCCGCTTTCTCTTGGGCCAGCTCCAGGTCGCGAGCTGCGCGGTTGGCAGCGTCCAAGCCGTCTGCAATCTTCTTTTGGCGCTCTTGCAGGGCAGTGATGACCGGAGGCCATACATACTTCATGCAGAAGAGTACAAAAATCAGGAAGGCAACGGATTGGCCAATCAGGGTTGCATTAATGTTCACGCCAACACCTCGCTCGGTCTTTGGTTCATCACAGCTATCAACTCGTGGTTAACGAGTGATTAGCCGGCGATTTGACCAACGAACGGATTCGCGAAGGTGAAGAACAGAGCGATACCAACACCGATCATGGTTACGGCGTCGAGCAGACCGGCAACGATGAACATTTTGACCTGCAGCATTGGAACCATTTCTGGCTGGCGAGCAGCGCCTTCCAGGAACTTGCCGCCCAGCAGGCCGAAACCAATGGCGGTACCCAGAGCACCCAGGCCGATCAGCAGAGCAACAGCGATAGCGGTCAGACCAACTACAGTTTCCATCTTTCCTCCCGACTTTTACGTCGTATTGGTTAGGTTTTTAGTTTGAAGCGGTAAAACAAATCGTTTGGTACAGCATGCCCTTGCGGACTTTTTAAGCCCTCCCCCCGAGCAGGCGGGGCAGGCTATCAGACACGCCAGGCGGTCTTAATGGTTATCTTCGTGGGCCATCGACAGGTAGACGATGGTCAGCATCATGAAGATGAAAGCTTGCAGGGTGATGATCAGGATGTGGAACACAGCCCACGCCCACTGCAGCACCACACCCAGGCCGCTGAGCCAGAGGATGCCAGTACCGAACATCACGGCGATCAGGATGAACACCAGCTCGCCGGCGTACATGTTGCCGAACAGACGCAGTGCCAGCGAGATCGGCTTGGCGATCAGGGTGACGAATTCGAGCAGGAAGTTCACCGGGATCAGCAGGATCTGAACGAAGATGTTCTTGCTGCCGAACGGGTGCAGGGTCAGCTCGCCGATGAAGCCGCCGATGCCCTTGACCTTGATGCTGTAGAAGATGATCAGCGCGAACACGCTCAGGGCCATGCCCAGGGTGGCGTTCGGGTCGGTGGTCGATACCGCGCGGAACGGAATGTGCGGGTCACCGGAGATCAGGATGGCCAGCTGAGGAATCCAGTCGACCGGAACCAGGTCGATGGCGTTCATCAGGAAGACCCAGACGAAGATGGTCAGCGCCAGCGGGGCGATCACCGGGCTGCGGCCATGGAAGGAGTCCTTCACGCTGCCGTGGACGAAGTCCACCAGCACTTCGACGAAGTTCTGCAGGGCACCGGGCTGGCCGGAAGTCGCCTTCTTGGCCGCCATGCGGAAGATGAACAGGAAGATCAGACCCAGCGCAACGGACCAGCCCAGGGTGTCCAGGTGGAACGCCCAGAAGCCCATTGCCTTGGCTTCTGCAGCCGAATGGGCCAAGCCCCAGCTGCCGTCTGGTAGTTGACCGTAGGTCAGGTTCTGCAAGTGGTGCTGGATATAACCCGAAGCGGTTTCTTCTGCCATGGTTGC is part of the Pseudomonas fakonensis genome and harbors:
- the glmS gene encoding glutamine--fructose-6-phosphate transaminase (isomerizing) gives rise to the protein MCGIVGAVAERNITAILIEGLKRLEYRGYDSAGLAVLTQQGLERRRRIGKVAELQAAVTADPLAGQLGIAHTRWATHGAPTEGNAHPHFSGHEVAVVHNGIIENHEELRDELKGLGYVFASQTDTEVIVHLLHHLLKTTPDLTEALKAAVKRLHGAYGLAVINANQPDRLVAARSGSPLVIGLGLGENFLASDQLALRQVTDRFMYLEEGDIAEIRRDQVLVWDQAGKPVQRETVQHSEGAEAADKGQYRHFMLKEIHEQPSVVQRTLEGRLGKDHVMVQAFGPQAAELFAKVRNVQIVACGTSYHAGMVARYWLESLAGIPCQVEVASEFRYRKVVVQPDTLFVSISQSGETADTLAALRNAKELGFLGSLAICNVGISSLVRESDLTLLTLAGPEIGVASTKAFTTQLVSLMLLTLALGQVRGTLEHGVEAELVEELRRLPTRLGEALAMDQVVEKTAELFADKHHTLFLGRGAQYPVAMEGALKLKEISYIHAEAYPAGELKHGPLALVDSDMPVVTVAPNNELLEKLKSNLQEVRARGGELVVFADEQAGMSNGEGTHVIKVPHIIDALAPILYTIPLQLLSYYVAVLKGTDVDQPRNLAKSVTVE
- the cysD gene encoding sulfate adenylyltransferase subunit CysD, encoding MSQITTVFAAAISGLEAEQVWNTERAYAHLNQCGQADSKRTAERRLNGCGLLPTELSDVLLRDEKDRRLNTLVLAWALEQARKRRDRVLFAQLSPLPTGKPCLHANDARGARFWVPLATLDLPALRNAFAALQQNIGKPLAIFPHGALVGLLHDAGDMPEIRFCPQAYLPVMSAGIELPRFGTPAVRPLGELSAHLKRLEAESIHILREAVAEARNPAMLYSSGKDSGVLLHLARKAFYPSQPPFPLLHVDTGWDFQEMYLFRDLMMRESGMEMLVHSNAQAIEKQINPFDHGGGLFTDITATQALCQALEKHKFDMVLGGARRDEQKSRAKERIFSSRSATHHWAPKSQRPELWGLYNTRQQQNASMRVFPLSNWTELDIWHYIYLERIPVVPLYFSKPRAVVVRPEMIRVVNDGRCRLLPGEQIQIRNVRFRSLGCYPLSGAIDSEATSIEDVLMELVNTHQPERQGRLDDTDSAGSMEKRKREGYF
- the atpG gene encoding F0F1 ATP synthase subunit gamma; the encoded protein is MAGAKEIRSKIASIKSTQKITSAMEKVAVSKMRKAQMRMAASRPYAERIRQVIGHLANANPEYRHPFMIERPVKRAGYIVVSSDRGLCGGLNTNLFKALVKDMSVNREQGVEIDLCVIGSKGATFFRIFGGNVVAAISHLGEEPSINDLIGSVKVMLDAYLDGRIDRLSVVSNKFINTMTQKPTVEQLVPLVATPDQDLKHHWDYLYEPDAKELLDGLMVRYVESQVYQAVVENNAAEQAARMIAMKNATDNAGDLIKELQLIYNKARQAAITQEISEIVGGAAAV
- the atpD gene encoding F0F1 ATP synthase subunit beta: MSSGRIVQIIGAVIDVEFPRDVVPSVYNALKVQGAETTLEVQQQLGDGVVRTIAMGSTEGLKRGLDVVDTGAAISVPVGKATLGRIMDVLGNPIDEAGPIGEEERRGIHQPAPSFADQAGGNDLLETGIKVIDLVCPFAKGGKVGLFGGAGVGKTVNMMELIRNIAMEHSGYSVFAGVGERTREGNDFYHEMKDSNVLDKVALVYGQMNEPPGNRLRVALTGLTMAEKFRDEGNDVLLFVDNIYRYTLAGTEVSALLGRMPSAVGYQPTLAEEMGVLQERITSTKEGSITSVQAVYVPADDLTDPSPATTFAHLDATVVLSRDIASLGIYPAVDPLDSTSRQLDPNVIGNEHYDTARGVQYVLQRYKELKDIIAILGMDELSETDKQLVARARKIQRFLSQPFFVAEVFTGSPGKYVSLKDTIAGFSGILKGDYDHLPEQAFYMVGSIDEAIEKAKKL
- a CDS encoding DeoR/GlpR family DNA-binding transcription regulator; this translates as MSKRNTPQRRHNILTLLNEQGEVSVDALAKRFETSEVTIRKDLAALEANGLLLRRYGGAVTMPQELLAEAVQPVSLYKQAIAKAAVERIREHARIIIDSGSTTAAMIPQLGRQPGLVVMTNSLNVARAISEQEHEPVLLMTGGTWDPHSESFQGQVAEQVLRSYDFDQLFIGADGIDLERGTTTFNELLGLSRVMAEVAREVIVMVESDKVGRKIPNLELPWGSVNTLITDDRLPTEARDRIQARGINLICAAIS
- a CDS encoding F0F1 ATP synthase subunit epsilon; the encoded protein is MAMTVHCDIVSAEGEIFSGLVEMVVAHGNLGDLGIAPGHAPLITNLKPGPITLTKQGGTQEVFYISGGFLEVQPNMVKVLADTVQRAADLDEAQAQEALKAAENALNTKGSDFDYSAAAARLAEAAAQLRTVQQMRRGK
- the glmU gene encoding bifunctional UDP-N-acetylglucosamine diphosphorylase/glucosamine-1-phosphate N-acetyltransferase GlmU — protein: MSLDIVILAAGQGTRMRSALPKVLHPVAGNSMLGHVIHSARQLQPKGIHVVIGHGAELVRERLAADDLNFVLQDKQLGTGHAVAQALPAISADTVLVLYGDVPLIEVDTLQRLLAKVSASQLGLLTVNLADPTGYGRIVRDAQGQVQAIVEHKDATEAQKAIQEGNTGILAMPAARLADWMGRLSNNNAQGEYYLTDVIAMAVADGLVVATEQPHDAMEVQGANDRRQLAELERHYQLREGRRLMAQGVTLRDPARFDVRGEVSVGRDVLIDINVILEGKVVIEDDVQIGPNCVIKDSTLRKGAIIKANTHLDGAVMGEGSDAGPFARLRPGSVLEAKAHVGNFVELKNARLGEGAKAGHLTYLGDAEIGARSNIGAGTITCNYDGANKFKTVMGEDVFIGSNNSLVAPVEIQTGATTAAGSTITQAVPAGQLGVARARQRNIEGWKRPEKIKKS